The Streptomyces sp. NBC_00335 DNA window CAGGTGCGGGCCGGGGCGATCGGGACCAGGTCGGGCTCCGGGAAGTACCGGTAGTCCTCGGCGTTGTCCTTGATGCGGCCGGCCGTGGTGGAGCCGTCCTCCTCGTGGAAGTGCCGGGTCTCCTGCACGATCGAGCCGCCGGAGGAGAGCACCGCCGCGTGGCGCTGGATCTCGAAGCGGGCGGCGCGCTCGACGGAGCGCAGCGAGTTGACGTTCTTCGTCTCGCTGCGGGTGCCGAACTCGGACTCGGGGGTGGGGCGCAGCGACAGGTTGACGTCGCAGCGCATCTGGCCCTTGTCCATGCGGGCCTCGGAGACGCCGAGCGCCTTGATGACCTCGCGCAGTTCGGCGACGTACGCCTTGGCCACCTCGGGGGCGCGCTCGCCCGCGCCCTCGATCGGCTTGGTGACGATCTCGATGAGGGGGATGCCGGCACGGTTGTAGTCCAGCAGCGAGTGGGACGCGCCGTGGATGCGGCCGGTGGCGCCGCCGACGTGCAGCGACTTGCCGGTGTCCTCCTCCATGTGGGCGCGCTCGATCTCCACGCGGAAGATCTCGCCGTCCTCCAGCTGGACGTCGAGGAAGCCGTTGAAGGCGATCGGCTCGTCGTACTGGGAGGTCTGGAAGTTCTTCGGCATGTCCGGGTAGAAGTAGTTCTTCCGGGCGAAGCGGCACCACTCGGCGATCTCGCAGTTCAGCGCGAGACCGATCTTGATGGCGGACTCGATGCCGATCTCGTTGACGACCGGCAGCGCGCCGGGCAGGCCGAGACAGACCGGGCAGGTCTGCGAGTTGGGGTCGGCGCCCAGCTCGGTCGAGCAGCCGCAGAACATCTTGGTCTTCGTGCCGAGCTCGACATGGACCTCCAGGCCCATGACGGGGTCGTACGACGCGAGGGCGTCCTCGTACGACAGCAGTTCAATGGCAGTCACAGTGGAAATTCCCTCTCAGCCCAGCAGGACGTCGTCGTCGCCGAGACGCTTCAGCTCGCGGTACAGGATCGCGAGGCCGGTGACGATGGCGGCGGCGGACACGACGGCGTCGATCAGCTTCAGCGTGTCGTGCTCGGTGCGGGCCTTCTTGGCCTGCTTGACCACGCTGAGGGCACCGAAAGCGGTGGTGCCGATCGACAGGTACGTACCGGACTTGGACTTCCTGAAGCCCTTGGCCTTGGACAGCGCACTCGTGTTGGAACTCACAGCGACGGAGCCTCCTCAAGCAGCGGGTGGCCCCAGCGCTCGACGAAGGCGGCCTCGACTGCGGCACCCACCTTGTACAGGCGGTCGTCCTTCATCGCCGGG harbors:
- the gatB gene encoding Asp-tRNA(Asn)/Glu-tRNA(Gln) amidotransferase subunit GatB, translating into MTAIELLSYEDALASYDPVMGLEVHVELGTKTKMFCGCSTELGADPNSQTCPVCLGLPGALPVVNEIGIESAIKIGLALNCEIAEWCRFARKNYFYPDMPKNFQTSQYDEPIAFNGFLDVQLEDGEIFRVEIERAHMEEDTGKSLHVGGATGRIHGASHSLLDYNRAGIPLIEIVTKPIEGAGERAPEVAKAYVAELREVIKALGVSEARMDKGQMRCDVNLSLRPTPESEFGTRSETKNVNSLRSVERAARFEIQRHAAVLSSGGSIVQETRHFHEEDGSTTAGRIKDNAEDYRYFPEPDLVPIAPARTWVEELRSGLPEMPRVRRNRLLQEWGVTEHDMQSILNAGAVDSIVATIEAGADSTAARKWWMGELARNANEQGVVVDELPITPVQVARVAALVAAGELNDKLARQVLEGVLAGEGTPDEVVEKRGLKVVSDEGALGAAVDEAIAGNAGIADKIRGGKIAAVGALVGAVMKTTRGQADAARVKELILERLGVSE